ACACTATGGGGAACCACACCCAGTAGGGAGGAGCGTGGCAGTCAGGAGGGCTTCATGGAGGCAGGGTCATTGGAGATGGGCCTTCAAAGATGAGCAGGAGtcctataaataaaaatcattccaGCAGAGTTCAAGGGAACAGGGGAGCTTCCCCTTCTCACTCCCAGAGCTGGTGGCAGACAAACCTCAGCTAGAGTCTGGGGAAGAGGAACAGAGGGCATTCTGGAGTCTCCATATTTGCACACGTCCCCCTTCCCTTGCAGGATATGGGAACCTGGCACCCAGCACAGAGGCAGGTCAGGTCTTCTGTGTCTTCTATGCCCTATTGGGCATCCCGCTAAACGTGATCTTCCTCAACCACCTGGGCACGGGGCTGCGTGCCCACCTGGCCACCATTGAGAGATGGGAGGACCAGCCCAGGCGCTCCCAGGTATGCCCCCTAACTCCTTTACAGGCCTGCTATGACAGATCTGTTGCAAGTGGAGTCCTCCAGAAACCGAtgctgagatggagtttggcGTGCATGGTGTCAGGGGTAGATGCCTATGAAAGAGGAAGGGTGAAGGCAGGGTTGGGCAGAGTAGGGAGCTGGATTTCTGTGCATGCTCTACAAAGGCttggcctcaaagagctcttCAGTATGTGTGAGCTGTCAGAGTTGTCCCACAGTGGGCGGAAACAGCCAGGCTTTCATACCTGCCTCAATCAGACACTGGGTGTGGCCTTCCCAAGAAGGGTATGCCCCCTGGCCAGGAGGTTCCCTGCAGCTGAACACACTGAAGAGGTGGCAGCTGGCCTACCGTCCTCCTTTGAGTGGGGGATCTCTGCAGCACATCTTTAAGGTCATCACAGAACTCCAACATCCTTTTGTGCAGTAGCAAACAAGCTCTGCAGGCTGCCCAGCGTGCCCCCAGTGCCCACCCTTGGCCAGCCGCTTGCAAGGCCAGAGGCACGCAGACAGTTCAATGATACTTTTCTGTTCCAGATCTGAGTCCCCAGGGACTCAAAGTGTGATCCCCAAGCCCAAATGGGTCTCCAAATCGCTCCTTGACCCACTAATGCAATCCCTCTGCCCAAATCTTTCCCTGAGTAGGACAAGGTCATGCACACATAGATACAACCTCCACTCAAGGGTCtgcagggcagggaaggggccTAGCTATGGCCCAGTCCCATTCCCACGTTTACCCCAGACTCCCCCCAACCTCATACAATCCTGGAGACTTTCAAGTGGACTCAGGGGCCAACTCCCTTCCTCCCAGGTACTGCAAGTCCTGGGCCTGGCTCTGTTCCTGTCCCTGGGGACGCTGGTCATTCTCGTCTTCCCACCTATGGTCTTCAGCCATGTGGAGGGCTGGAGCTTCAGCGAGGGCTTCTACTTTGCTTTCATCACTCTCAGCACCATTGGCTTCGGGGACTATGTTGTTGGTGAGAACAAAACAGTCACATTATCTCAGGGTGAGGGGGCCCACTGGGATTTGGGGGACGGAGAGATGTCAGCTGAGGACAACTATTGAGGATAAGATAGCCCCTGGCCATTCAAGGGAGCCAAACCAATGATTTCTGGGGCTACTGTGGATTCTAAGCAACATTCTCAGACGTTTCTGGCCTAGGACCCATCACCACCCCGCAAACACCTACCTCCACTGCTGTTCCTTGCtatgaggaagagggagagagcaTCCTGGCTGGTGAGGGTCCCTATGGAAACTGGAGGTGGCTGTGCCCTGAGATCCCTGGCATTGATGCCATTCCCTTCCCTGGCAGGCACAGACCCCAGCAAACATTATATCTCAGTGTACCGGAGCCTGGCAGCCATCTGGATCCTCCTTGGCCTGGCGTGGCTGGCGCTGATCCTCCCACTGGGCCCCCTGCTTCTGCACAGATGCTGCCAGCTCTGGCTGCTCAGTAGGGGCCTCGGCATGAAGGACGGGGCAGCCCCTGACCCCAGTGGGCTCCCCAGACCTCAGAAGATCCCCATCTCTGCATGAGGCCCCCGGGGGGGTCCAGAAACCCCTTTCATCCTCCTCAGTCCCACCCTATCTGCTCTCTGGATTTTCAGTCCTGCCTTCTCCTCTCCCAACCCCCTCACTTCTCAGACAGGGCTGGTCTCAGGAGCTCTCccaagagagaaaggagacaggTATGTCCAAGAACGTAACAGAGAGGAGATGTGAAATAGGATTAAAGATATGTGTGGATGGAGAGGTGCACCCTTGTCCCAGAGCCCCTGCCACAGTCTTCTACCCAAAGGTAGCCTGGAAGAGTGGCCAGATTTCCATTGTCCTCCCCATGCCCCCTTCCAAGAGACTTTACACAAACAAAGGATGACTTTACTTTTGCCTCATTTGATACCTGCACAGTGCATTTGCCAagcccctactatgtgccaggtgctgagcCACGGTCTATGCCAGGgtctggggatacagcagtggaCGTGCCTGCCCTTGATGTGCCTTTAGTTGCTAGACAAGCAAAGAGGCAGCCCCAACACAGTGCCCAAAACGCTATGATAAGAATAGCCCCGGGGTTGATGAGAGCCCATGGGATGGCTGCAGGGAGCTTCAAAGAGAGGGGAGAGCTGGGCAGAGACTTCGGAACAATCTTAGTGAAAAGAGGAtctctgccctcaggaagctcTCGGCCGAGGGGCAGGCGAGCTGCCTCTCAAAGCTCGCCAGCTCCCCTTGCCTAGAAATACAGGGCTGTCTGTAAACAAGGCTTAGGACCTCTTGGGTGTCCCACCCACTTTCCTGGACATGGCCTCCCCTGACCCTCACAGGCCACCCCCTTAACTTCATCACTGCCCTGGGCTCTCTGCCTTCTCAAGAGCCTTTCCAAACACCCGCTGGGAAGCCAGAGAGCCAGCAGATCCCAAGATCCTTCCAGAAAGTGAGGTCCATGAACATCTGGCCTCTCTCAGGAATGTATTATCCAGGTCTGGCTTTTCCCCTGCCAGATTGCAACATCCCTGACCAGAAGGAGAGATTTAGACCACTCCATCCTGAGGCCTGGAAACTTTGACCTTTGCCTCTCCCACCATCCAACAGCAAGTGGGCACCTACGTGGCTGGGTTCCTCTGCATAGGTCTGAGGCAAGGCTGTGGAGCCAAGGAGGCTCCAGGTAGGAGACCAAGGGGAGGCTCTACAGCAGCAAGAGGAGTCCAAGTCACACCCCAGGACTTCCCCATATCCAAGAGAGGACTGGGAAGCTGAGGACTCATGGACTCTTCACACAGCGTTGACACTTCCTCCACTCCGGGTAGAGGGATTTCGGGGGCCTTCTCAGAAGCAAGGAGTGGACAAGCCTCTTGGTTAAGGCTCCTCTTACCTCCCAAGTTCATGGACAAGTGGCAATCAGCTGGGGTCCCTCTTTTGGGGTACAAAGGAAAGGACAGAGGTGTGGGAGACCCAAGGTGGTCTTGAGATTGACAGCAAGTCCTTGGAGATAGCCCCCGAGTCCAAGAACTTAGGCAGGGTCCCCAAGACAATAAAGTTGGTCTCTTCTATCTCCTCCCTCTGAGTGCGGTTTCCAGGAGTCCCTTCTATTGTTCATTTCAGGAAACGTGAGGGTGCTCTGGGCCCCTTCCCTCAGCGCCTGCGGTCACCCAGCagctttctccttctccctggcCTAGGTCTAGCGGGTGGGCGCCCCGCACACATTTGAGGCGGGGCCAGATGCCCACAGTTCAGAGCCTCTTTTTGTCCCTGGGATTGGATCCCAGGGCTGGGTGGGGCCAGGCTGTCCCATTCCCCAGCACTCCTCCTTCCTGGCGAAACCAGGCACCGGCAGCCGTTTGCGAGACGAGAGACGAGCTGGGTTCCTGGCCTttccctcccaccaggtcctagTCCACCGCTCCCGACGCCGGCTCCCCGCCTCTCTAGCTATGTACCGACGGCGAACCCGGGCGGCTCCCAAGGACAGGCTCCGGGGCTGCGCTGTGCCCAGCACCATGCTCCTGCTGTTCGCCTACCTGGCTTACCTGGCGCTGGGCACCGGCGTGTTCTGGACGCTGGAGGGCCGCGCGGAGCAGGACTCCAGCCGCAGCTTCCAGCGTGACAAGTGGGAGCTGTTGCAGAACTTCACGTGTCTGGACCGCCCGGCGCTGGACTCGCTGATTCGGGTCAGGGGCGAGCAGGGCCGACCTGGGCGCGGCGGGATGGGGTAGAGGGCCGCGGGGTGCACAGGCCGAGAGCGAGGGGACCTGCTCAGGCCCTGGTCAGGCGTTTCCTGGTCAGGGAAACGCCGGGAACGTAGATGCGGGCACTACGGGGGTGGGCGTTCCTGCGCGGGGACCGGAGAGTTGGAGGCCCTCAGAGGAAAAGACCCTCGCTCTAGCGAGAGGACTGAGAGAAGCCGGGCTGAGTCCTCCTTGGGGGCGAGAGGGCATGCTGGCCCGATGAGGAGGCAGATGCCTGGGGACACATCCAAATTTGGGGGCGAGGACGAGGACGGCAGGGGGCGCGCGCGTAACCGGCCCCGCCCGGCCTGACCCGGGAAAGGGCGCGTTTGGGCCCCCTGGGGGGTCGGTTGCACCTGGACCCATGGCGAAGGACTAAAGGCCACACCTGGCCGCTTCCAGAGGGAGAACCCGGGCGCACGTTTGCGAACTCGGGGCTGGGACGGCAGGGGCGCCGGGTCTAAGGATGCGCAGGAGCGCGGGCCCGGCGGTAGGAACCTAGGGGAAGGCGTGCTTGTCCCGGAGGATGGGTGGAATGGGCCCCAGGCGTGCTGGCCTGGGCCACCCGCAACGCAGAGAGGGGGCTTGACGTGCGCAGACCCGGGTTCGAGAGGAGGGCGGACGCAGGGCCTCTCTCTGGCTGAACCCGCTTTACTCCGAGTCTTCGGACACAAGGACTGGGCGCGCCGCCGCCGCACTGCTGCCCGGAAGGGCTGAAGGCGGGGTTCTGGGGAGGACTCCCAGGTAACTCTGAGCAGAGGCTCCTCGAGGGTGGGGCCTAGCGGGgcggaggaggctggggagggttcTAGGGGTGGTGCATCTTCCCACCGAAGCGACGCCAGACTGGCAGCTGCTCGATTTGGCGGAGGCATTGATGTCCCGGGCCCTGGCTTGGTTCCCCACCCCTTCGTCCAAGAGCCCAGAGTCCAGACAGCTGCACACCAGCCCAGAATCCCCGCCTTGCAGTCCTGGTGGCTCATCCATCCAGAGTCTCTAGCCCAAAGCCAATCCCCGGAAGGTGGCAGGGAACCGTGCCAGGGTAGGAAGGGACCCAGCGCGGAGCGGAAGTGGTGTTCTGAACCCCCGGACTAGGCCAATTCGGTGAAGTCAGAAGCTAGCCAGGGCCAggcctatctctactaaagaccTAAAGTGGTTCCTCCAGCTCCCCACCTGCGGACTTCTGCAAATACAGCCCGACTGCTGGGTCCTGGTGCTGAGGCTGCCTGCCATTACCCTTGCAAAGGTGGTGAATTTCAACTACAAGCAGCCTGGGCCCAGGGAGATTGCTATGATGGTGATGGTAACAGTAAATGCCTCTGTGCAGCGCTTACCGTGTACCGAGCACTGTTCCTAGTGCTTTCCCCGTATTTACTTGTTTCATTCTCACCTCTCTCACAGGTGGGTACTGTTTTTATCATCCTGTTTcagaggtgaagaaactgaggctcagagaggttacataCGAATGCATGGCTACATAGCCAGGAGCTGGAGCTATTAACCAGCATGAGTACTGCTTCAGTGTGGACCTGTGGATGTGGGTGCTTCCCAAGATTCCCAGCCAGGCTGTCATCTCTTTGGGCTTTCCCTTCAACTCCCTCTACCCCCACCTCATCCCCTTCCTCAACCCTCCAGTGGCTTCAGCTGTCTTCAGTAATCAGGATGTGGTATCCAGCCCAGATCTTCTTTCTGAGCACCAGATGTGGACATGCAATTTCTGAAATTCCTCAAGGCCAAGAGCAAGcagtcctcctcctcccagccctgctcctccaCCTGTCCTAAATCTCGATTGTCTGCCCCATGTCCACATACCCTCACAGTCCTCTGCAACATCTCCTTTACTGCCTATACTAAATAGGGCCAGATGCCTGGGCTTCTGAATATCTCCTCTCTGTTCCTCCTGGACCACTCCGTGCCAGGAGACAGGCCAGGGCCTGTCTGTCACTCACCTCTTCAGGAGTCTCTCCCCTCTGGTCAACCCCTGCTATACCGCCAGCTGCCACAGAGCACACCAACCTGATCCTACTTCCCCTTTGCTC
Above is a genomic segment from Piliocolobus tephrosceles isolate RC106 chromosome 5, ASM277652v3, whole genome shotgun sequence containing:
- the KCNK16 gene encoding potassium channel subfamily K member 16 isoform X1 — its product is MPSAGLCSCWGGWVLPLLLVYVCYLLLGATIFQLLERQAEAQSRYHFQLEKLRFLENYTCLDQWALEQFVQVIMEAWVKGVNPKGNSTNPSNWDFGSSFFFAGTVVTTIGYGNLAPSTEAGQVFCVFYALLGIPLNVIFLNHLGTGLRAHLATIERWEDQPRRSQVLQVLGLALFLSLGTLVILVFPPMVFSHVEGWSFSEGFYFAFITLSTIGFGDYVVGTDPSKHYISVYRSLAAIWILLGLAWLALILPLGPLLLHRCCQLWLLSLRQGCGAKEAPGRRPRGGSTAARGVQVTPQDFPISKRGLGS
- the KCNK16 gene encoding potassium channel subfamily K member 16 isoform X3, which produces MPSAGLCSCWGGWVLPLLLVYVCYLLLGATIFQLLERQAEAQSRYHFQLEKLRFLENYTCLDQWALEQFVQVIMEAWVKGVNPKGNSTNPSNWDFGSSFFFAGTVVTTIGYGNLAPSTEAGQVFCVFYALLGIPLNVIFLNHLGTGLRAHLATIERWEDQPRRSQVLQVLGLALFLSLGTLVILVFPPMVFSHVEGWSFSEGFYFAFITLSTIGFGDYVVGLRQGCGAKEAPGRRPRGGSTAARGVQVTPQDFPISKRGLGS
- the KCNK16 gene encoding potassium channel subfamily K member 16 isoform X2; protein product: MPSAGLCSCWGGWVLPLLLVYVCYLLLGATIFQLLERQAEAQSRYHFQLEKLRFLENYTCLDQWALEQFVQVIMEAWVKGVNPKGNSTNPSNWDFGSSFFFAGTVVTTIGYGNLAPSTEAGQVFCVFYALLGIPLNVIFLNHLGTGLRAHLATIERWEDQPRRSQVLQVLGLALFLSLGTLVILVFPPMVFSHVEGWSFSEGFYFAFITLSTIGFGDYVVGHPLNFITALGSLPSQEPFQTPAGKPESQQIPRSFQKVRSMNIWPLSGMYYPGLAFPLPDCNIPDQKERFRPLHPEAWKL